A portion of the Punica granatum isolate Tunisia-2019 chromosome 7, ASM765513v2, whole genome shotgun sequence genome contains these proteins:
- the LOC116215266 gene encoding uncharacterized protein LOC116215266 isoform X1, whose product MRAPSLITQCLPGLIPHDCGSQGVSSVSEKDVSLPSPAVEILPSKTAHPYRYSGENIDLPGASMFKGRLSVADVIGFAGSEMISSKPDGYLKSWDSSIDLVNVLKHEIRDGQLSFRGKRVLELGCSYGLPGIFACMKGACTVHFQDLSAETVRCTTIPNVLAALEQAKDWQSRQPESPLTPSRQTLAPSVHFYAGEWEELHTVLSIVRNDGSEVATGMNLSFSEEDFMDGCSSHEGSIVGHELSSRRSRKLSGSRAWERASEADQGEGGYDVILMAEIPYSLTALKKLYALIKKCLRPPYGVAYLATKRNYVGFNSGARHLRSLVDEGGNFGVHMVKEMADRDIWKFFLK is encoded by the exons ATGCGTGCGCCATCTTTGATCACACAGTGCTTGCCTGGATTAATTCCCCATGACTGTGGGAGTCAGGGCGTATCTTCCGTTTCAGAGAAAGATGTCAGTCTCCCTTCCCCAGCAGTCGAAATTCTACCTTCGAAG ACAGCTCACCCTTACAGATATTCTGGAGAAAATATAGACTTGCCTGGGGCCAGCATGTTTAAG GGAAGACTTAGTGTTGCTGACGTAATTGGGTTTGCCGGGTCAGAAATGATATCCTCAAAACCTGATG GATATCTGAAGTCTTGGGACAGCTCTATTGATCTTGTCAATGTTCTTAAACATGAAATTCGGGATGGACAATTGAGCTTCAGAGGAAAAAGGGTTCTTGAG CTTGGTTGCAGCTATGGTCTTCCTGGAATATTTGCTTGCATGAAG GGTGCTTGCACGGTCCACTTTCAAGACCTCAGTGCGGAAACAGTAAGATGCACCACTATCCCAAATGTGCTTGCAGCTCTTGAACAAGCCAAGGACTGGCAAAGCCGACAGCCCGAGAGTCCCCTTACTCCATCTAGGCAAACCTTGGCTCCCTCAGTTCACTTCTATGCTGGAGAATGGGAAGAGCTCCACACAGTCTTGTCCATTGTGAGGAATGATGGATCTGAAGTGGCAACAGGAATGAACCTGAGCTTCTCGGAGGAAGATTTCATGGATGGGTGCAGTAGCCACGAAGGAAGCATCGTTGGGCATGAGCTCTCCTCAAGGAGGTCCCGAAAACTCTCTGGAAGCAGGGCGTGGGAGCGCGCAAGTGAAGCCGATCAAGGAGAAGGTGGATACGATGTCATTTTGATGGCGGAGATCCCATACTCCTTGACTGCTCTCAAGAAGTTATATGCACTTATCAAGAAG TGCTTAAGGCCTCCATACGGAGTGGCGTACCTGGCCACAAAAAGGAACTATGTCGGGTTCAACAGCGGAGCTAGACATCTGAGGAGTTTGGTGGATGAAGGCGGCAATTTCGGAGTACATATGGTAAAGGAGATGGCCGACAGAGATATATGGAAGTTCTTTTTAAAGTGA
- the LOC116215266 gene encoding uncharacterized protein LOC116215266 isoform X2 has product MRAPSLITQCLPGLIPHDCGSQGVSSVSEKDVSLPSPAVEILPSKTAHPYRYSGENIDLPGASMFKGRLSVADVIGFAGSEMISSKPDGYLKSWDSSIDLVNVLKHEIRDGQLSFRGKRVLEGACTVHFQDLSAETVRCTTIPNVLAALEQAKDWQSRQPESPLTPSRQTLAPSVHFYAGEWEELHTVLSIVRNDGSEVATGMNLSFSEEDFMDGCSSHEGSIVGHELSSRRSRKLSGSRAWERASEADQGEGGYDVILMAEIPYSLTALKKLYALIKKCLRPPYGVAYLATKRNYVGFNSGARHLRSLVDEGGNFGVHMVKEMADRDIWKFFLK; this is encoded by the exons ATGCGTGCGCCATCTTTGATCACACAGTGCTTGCCTGGATTAATTCCCCATGACTGTGGGAGTCAGGGCGTATCTTCCGTTTCAGAGAAAGATGTCAGTCTCCCTTCCCCAGCAGTCGAAATTCTACCTTCGAAG ACAGCTCACCCTTACAGATATTCTGGAGAAAATATAGACTTGCCTGGGGCCAGCATGTTTAAG GGAAGACTTAGTGTTGCTGACGTAATTGGGTTTGCCGGGTCAGAAATGATATCCTCAAAACCTGATG GATATCTGAAGTCTTGGGACAGCTCTATTGATCTTGTCAATGTTCTTAAACATGAAATTCGGGATGGACAATTGAGCTTCAGAGGAAAAAGGGTTCTTGAG GGTGCTTGCACGGTCCACTTTCAAGACCTCAGTGCGGAAACAGTAAGATGCACCACTATCCCAAATGTGCTTGCAGCTCTTGAACAAGCCAAGGACTGGCAAAGCCGACAGCCCGAGAGTCCCCTTACTCCATCTAGGCAAACCTTGGCTCCCTCAGTTCACTTCTATGCTGGAGAATGGGAAGAGCTCCACACAGTCTTGTCCATTGTGAGGAATGATGGATCTGAAGTGGCAACAGGAATGAACCTGAGCTTCTCGGAGGAAGATTTCATGGATGGGTGCAGTAGCCACGAAGGAAGCATCGTTGGGCATGAGCTCTCCTCAAGGAGGTCCCGAAAACTCTCTGGAAGCAGGGCGTGGGAGCGCGCAAGTGAAGCCGATCAAGGAGAAGGTGGATACGATGTCATTTTGATGGCGGAGATCCCATACTCCTTGACTGCTCTCAAGAAGTTATATGCACTTATCAAGAAG TGCTTAAGGCCTCCATACGGAGTGGCGTACCTGGCCACAAAAAGGAACTATGTCGGGTTCAACAGCGGAGCTAGACATCTGAGGAGTTTGGTGGATGAAGGCGGCAATTTCGGAGTACATATGGTAAAGGAGATGGCCGACAGAGATATATGGAAGTTCTTTTTAAAGTGA
- the LOC116212616 gene encoding pentatricopeptide repeat-containing protein At4g11690 codes for MSETRHFQALFILPRMVKLPPLQALSLFRSFKPQLIQHTPDISLSILLTQLLSSPWPLSRARQSLFSQLLSDSTTSPLLLHLTQTGLGSAPLSSLLHEAIIRALVVSRSPDQALLYFNQMLDKGLLPRASTFNNLLDLLVGSKRFEKACSLFSEVSGKVEFDAYSFGIMIKCHCLAGNLEEAIGVLDQVKDAGLSPNVVMYTTLIDGCCKNGDLDRARKFFAEMGELGMAANQYTYTVLIDGLFKKGLKKDGFELHEKMKLNGICPNVYTFNCMIDAYCKGGKMGLAIKLFDEMHERGVAHNVVIYNSLISGLCRETKFSQAENLFGSMMKSGISPNLVTYNTLIDAFLNAGKVHKALSLFDSLKLSGLSPSLVTYNILIAGLARAGDSVSVSNLVREMEERGISPSTLTYTILIDASVRSGDIDKAFQIGSSMMESGLVPDVYTYGVLVHGLCLKGNMRGASKLVKSMGNLNLKPNDVIYNTMINGYCKEGSSYRALRLIREMREVGIVPNVASYSLTIRVLCKDGKFEEAEALLNEMVELGLRPPISVHNVISRVKNSMT; via the coding sequence atgtCGGAGACCCGCCATTTTCAAGCTCTGTTCATCCTCCCAAGGATGGTGAAGCTCCCGCCATTACAAGCCCTCTCACTGTTCCGCTCCTTCAAACCTCAGCTAATCCAACACACCCCCGACATCTCCTTATCGATCCTCTTAACCCAACTCCTCTCCTCCCCCTGGCCGCTTTCGCGAGCCCGGCAGTCTCTGTTCTCACAGCTCCTCTCTGATTCCACCACTTCGcctctcctcctccacctGACGCAGACCGGGCTCGGCTCAGCCCCTCTCAGCTCTCTTCTCCACGAAGCGATCATCCGTGCCCTCGTCGTGTCCCGATCGCCCGATCAAGCCCTGTTGTACTTTAACCAAATGCTGGACAAGGGCCTCTTACCCAGAGCGAGCACCTTCAATAATCTGCTCGACCTCCTCGTCGGGTCGAAACGTTTCGAGAAGGCGTGTTCCCTTTTTAGCGAAGTCAGTGGGAAGGTCGAATTTGACGCTTATAGCTTCGGGATCATGATCAAATGCCATTGCTTGGCTGGTAATCTGGAAGAGGCCATCGGGGTTCTGGATCAAGTGAAGGACGCGGGTTTGTCTCCCAATGTCGTTATGTACACGACTTTGATCGATGGGTGCTGTAAAAACGGTGACTTGGACCGAGCGAGGAAGTTTTTCGCCGAGATGGGCGAGCTCGGGATGGCGGCTAATCAGTATACCTACACGGTCTTGATTGATGGGCTCTTCAAGAAAGGGCTCAAGAAGGATGGGTTCGAGCTCCACGAGAAGATGAAACTCAACGGTATCTGCCCCAACGTTTACACTTTCAACTGTATGATCGATGCCTACTGCAAGGGAGGGAAAATGGGGCTCGCCATTAAGCTGTTCGATGAAATGCATGAGCGAGGAGTTGCTCATAATGTGGTTATTTACAACAGCCTTATCTCTGGTCTGTGTCGGGAAACGAAATTTTCACAAGCTGAGAATCTGTTCGGCTCTATGATGAAATCCGGCATTAGCCCGAATTTGGTCACTTATAATACGCTGATCGATGCGTTTTTAAATGCAGGAAAGGTGCATAAGGCCTTAAGTTTATTTGATAGTCTGAAATTGAGTGGTCTTTCTCCATCTCTCGTTACTTATAATATACTGATAGCTGGTCTTGCTAGAGCAGGCGATTCAGTTTCAGTTTCAAACTTGGTGAGGGAGATGGAGGAGAGAGGGATCTCTCCCTCTACACTGACCTACACTATTCTAATTGATGCCTCTGTGCGATCTGGTGATATCGATAAGGCGTTTCAAATAGGTTCCTCAATGATGGAGTCAGGTTTGGTTCCTGATGTGTACACGTATGGAGTTCTAGTGCACGGGCTGTGCCTGAAAGGCAACATGAGGGGAGCATCGAAATTGGTCAAATCGATGGGCAATCTGAATTTGAAGCCGAATGATGTTATCTACAACACGATGATTAATGGGTATTGCAAGGAAGGTAGCTCGTACAGGGCTCTGAGGTTGATTAGAGAGATGCGTGAAGTTGGAATAGTTCCGAATGTTGCTAGCTACAGTTTGACTATTCGGGTTCTCTGCAAGGATGGGAAATTCGAAGAGGCCGAGGCCTTACTCAATGAGATGGTCGAGTTGGGTCTGAGGCCTCCAATTTCTGTTCACAATGTTATCTCAAGGGTCAAAAATAGCATGACATGA
- the LOC116215325 gene encoding 3-deoxy-manno-octulosonate cytidylyltransferase, mitochondrial, whose product MNPMSVCKTTSSSLSSSSSTATAKKWIVHGLLAGAAIAVAIGARAYHLSRSGRFRSRVVGIIPARFASSRFQGKPLVHILGKPMIQRTWERAKLASSLDYLVVATDDEKIAECCRGFGANVIMTSESCRNGTERCNEALEKMDKKYDIVVNIQGDEPLIEPEIIDGIVKALQAAPDAVFSTAVTSLKPEDAFDPNRVKCIVDNRGYAMYFSRGLIPFNKSGKVNPQFPYLLHLGIQSFDAKFLKIYPELQPTPLQLEEDLEQLKVLENGYKMKVIKVDHEAHGVDTPEDVEKIESFMRERNLS is encoded by the exons ATGAATCCCATGTCGGTCTGTAAGACGACATCCTCGTCATTGTCTTCGTCGAGCTCCACCGCCACCGCCAAGAAGTGGATTGTGCATGGCCTCCTCGCTGGTGCGGCAATTGCGGTGGCAATTGGGGCAAGGGCCTATCACCTCAGCAGATCCGGGAGGTTCCGGAGCCGCGTCGTTGGCATCATACCCGCCCGTTTCGCCTCCTCTCGGTTTCAGGGCAAGCCTCTGGTTCATATCCTTGGCAAGCCCATGATTCAG AGGACATGGGAGAGGGCTAAGCTGGCTTCATCCTTGGATTACCTTG TTGTGGCAACGGACGATGAAAAGATTGCAGAATGCTGTCGCGGATTTGGAGCAAATGTGATTATGACTTCAGAATCTTGCCGGAACG GCACCGAACGCTGCAATGAAGCCCTTGAAAAGATGGACAAGAAGTATGATATAGTTGTCAATATTCAAGGTGATGAGCCCCTTATTGAGCCTGAGATAATTGATGGGATCGTTAAGGCCCTGCAG GCAGCGCCAGATGCTGTGTTTAGTACTGCTGTTACATCTTTGAAACCCGAAGATGCATTCGATCCAAATCGGGTTAAATGTATTGTGGATAATCGTGGCTATGCTATGTACTTTTCAAGGGGATTGATCCCATTTAACAA GTCTGGGAAGGTGAATCCACAGTTTCCTTATTTGCTTCATCTTGGAATTCAG AGTTTTGATGCAAAGTTTTTGAAGATATACCCAGAGCTCCAGCCTACTCCCCTGCAGCTCGAAGAGGATCTCGAACAGCTTAAAGTTCTCGAAAATGGTTATAAGATGAAG GTGATCAAAGTGGACCACGAGGCTCATGGTGTCGACACTCCAGAGGATGTCGAGAAGATTGAATCCTTCATGCGCGAGAGAAACCTTTCGTAG